A genomic window from Streptomyces sp. HUAS YS2 includes:
- a CDS encoding 2-aminoethylphosphonate ABC transporter permease subunit: MPTTKPERMPATIWALPPLLVLGLLFLYPLALVVQESLAPGAYSDVFASVAFRDALVTTVWLAVAATVGCLVLGFVLALIVAFVPFPGGRAVTKFIDVFLSFPSFLVTLALLFLYGTVGMANGVWTDLTGAPDGTGPFQFLTTPWGVLLAEITYFTPFVMRPLLAAFSQLETAQLEVASSLGARPLRIVRQVILPEALPALAAGGSLVLVMCLNEFGIVLFTGAKGVTTLPMLVYSKAILESDYSAACVVAVVNVAISVGLYTLYRGVSRRVGA, encoded by the coding sequence ATGCCCACAACGAAGCCGGAACGAATGCCCGCAACGATCTGGGCCCTGCCTCCCCTTCTCGTTCTCGGTCTTCTCTTTCTCTACCCCCTCGCCCTCGTCGTCCAGGAGTCCCTCGCCCCCGGGGCCTACTCCGACGTCTTCGCCTCCGTCGCGTTCCGGGACGCGCTCGTCACCACCGTGTGGCTCGCCGTCGCCGCCACCGTCGGGTGTCTCGTGCTCGGGTTCGTGCTCGCGCTGATCGTGGCGTTCGTGCCGTTCCCCGGGGGGAGGGCCGTCACCAAGTTCATCGATGTCTTCCTCTCCTTCCCCTCGTTCCTGGTCACGCTCGCCCTGCTGTTCCTCTACGGGACCGTCGGCATGGCCAACGGGGTGTGGACGGATCTCACCGGAGCGCCCGACGGCACCGGGCCGTTCCAGTTCCTCACCACTCCCTGGGGCGTGCTCCTCGCGGAGATCACGTACTTCACGCCCTTCGTGATGCGGCCCCTCCTCGCCGCGTTCTCGCAGCTGGAGACCGCGCAGCTGGAGGTCGCGTCCTCGCTCGGGGCCCGGCCGCTGCGGATCGTGCGGCAGGTGATCCTGCCCGAGGCGCTGCCCGCGCTCGCGGCCGGCGGCAGCCTCGTGCTGGTCATGTGCCTGAACGAGTTCGGGATCGTGCTGTTCACCGGCGCCAAGGGGGTCACCACCCTGCCGATGCTCGTCTACAGCAAGGCGATCCTCGAGTCCGACTACTCCGCCGCCTGCGTCGTGGCCGTCGTCAACGTGGCGATCTCCGTGGGCCTCTACACCCTGTACCGGGGGGTCAGCCGCCGTGTTGGTGCATAG
- a CDS encoding ABC transporter ATP-binding protein produces the protein MNGGIRFDAVSVAYGGNTVLDSLSLTVEPGEVMALLGPSGSGKTTALRAVAGFVRPVFGRVFLGDRDVTALPPHKRGIGMVVQQYALFPHLRVEDNVAFGLKAQKAPKGEIPGRVAEALEMTGMAAYAKRYPRELSGGQQQRVAIARALAIRPNVLLLDEPLSALDAQLRSGMLAELARLHRELPDVSILYVTHDQVEALTLADRIAVMDRARLQDCGTPQELYRRPRTEFTASFVGNANLLPVTVAGRDAVTLDGAELALATSGVAAGAAATLCVRPHLVGLGDGPNALRGRIAEVQWRGATHRLYVEVGGHRLKADVRELRETPALGDEVTVHFAPEDAVLLGAGVTDG, from the coding sequence GTGAACGGCGGCATCCGGTTCGACGCGGTCTCCGTCGCGTACGGCGGCAACACCGTCCTCGACTCGCTCTCCCTCACCGTCGAGCCCGGCGAGGTGATGGCCCTGCTCGGGCCCTCCGGCTCCGGCAAGACCACCGCGCTGCGGGCGGTCGCCGGGTTCGTCCGGCCGGTCTTCGGACGGGTCTTCCTCGGCGACCGCGACGTCACCGCCCTCCCGCCGCACAAGCGCGGGATCGGCATGGTCGTCCAGCAGTACGCGCTCTTCCCGCACCTGCGCGTCGAGGACAACGTCGCCTTCGGGCTCAAGGCGCAGAAAGCGCCGAAGGGCGAGATCCCGGGCCGGGTCGCCGAGGCCCTGGAGATGACCGGCATGGCGGCGTACGCCAAGCGCTACCCGCGCGAGCTGTCCGGCGGGCAGCAGCAGCGGGTCGCCATCGCGCGGGCCCTCGCCATCCGGCCGAACGTCCTGCTCCTCGACGAGCCGCTGTCCGCGCTCGACGCGCAGCTCCGGTCCGGGATGCTCGCGGAACTCGCCCGGCTGCACCGCGAGTTGCCGGACGTCTCGATTCTGTACGTCACGCACGACCAGGTCGAGGCGCTCACCCTCGCCGACCGGATCGCCGTCATGGACCGCGCCCGGCTCCAGGACTGCGGCACCCCGCAGGAGCTGTACCGCAGGCCGCGTACGGAGTTCACGGCGTCGTTCGTCGGCAACGCGAATCTGCTGCCGGTGACCGTGGCCGGGCGGGACGCGGTCACCCTCGACGGCGCCGAGCTCGCCCTCGCCACGTCCGGCGTCGCCGCCGGAGCCGCCGCGACCCTCTGCGTACGGCCCCACCTCGTCGGGCTCGGCGACGGGCCCAACGCGCTGCGCGGGCGGATCGCCGAGGTGCAGTGGCGCGGCGCGACGCACCGGCTGTACGTGGAAGTGGGCGGCCATCGCCTCAAGGCCGACGTACGGGAGCTGCGGGAGACGCCGGCGCTCGGGGACGAGGTCACGGTGCACTTCGCGCCGGAGGATGCGGTGTTGTTGGGGGCGGGGGTCACCGATGGGTGA
- a CDS encoding phosphonatase-like hydrolase, whose amino-acid sequence MSTDKTLHNLVVLDMAGTTVADGGLVEQAFTAAAERLGEDPATMIDYVRATMGESKISVFRHLFGGDEARAEQANLAFEDAYGSLVTGGRIAPIPGAAEAIGALQEQGRTVVLTTGFARVTQDAILDALGWRDLVALTLCPADAGGRGRPFPDMVLAAFLRTGAVDDVRQIAVAGDTSYDMLSGVRSGAGIVAGVLTGAHDETALTEHGATHVLASVAELPALIAKSAS is encoded by the coding sequence ATGAGCACGGACAAGACCCTCCACAACCTCGTCGTCCTCGACATGGCCGGGACCACCGTCGCCGACGGCGGCCTCGTCGAGCAGGCCTTCACCGCCGCCGCCGAGCGGCTCGGCGAGGACCCGGCCACGATGATCGACTACGTCCGCGCCACCATGGGCGAGTCCAAGATCTCCGTCTTCCGCCACCTCTTCGGCGGCGACGAGGCCCGCGCCGAGCAGGCCAACCTCGCCTTCGAGGACGCGTACGGCAGCCTCGTCACCGGCGGGCGCATCGCCCCGATCCCCGGCGCGGCCGAGGCGATCGGCGCGCTCCAGGAGCAGGGCCGGACCGTCGTCCTCACCACCGGCTTCGCCCGCGTCACCCAGGACGCCATCCTCGACGCCCTCGGCTGGCGCGACCTCGTCGCCCTGACCCTCTGCCCCGCCGACGCGGGCGGCCGCGGCCGGCCCTTCCCCGACATGGTGCTCGCCGCCTTCCTCCGTACCGGAGCGGTGGACGACGTCCGGCAGATCGCCGTCGCCGGCGACACCTCGTACGACATGCTCAGCGGCGTCCGCTCCGGCGCCGGGATCGTGGCGGGTGTCCTGACCGGCGCCCACGACGAGACCGCGCTCACGGAGCACGGCGCCACGCACGTCCTCGCCTCCGTCGCCGAACTCCCCGCGCTGATAGCGAAGTCCGCGTCGTGA
- a CDS encoding GntR family transcriptional regulator: MDYPNDQAPGAPVRSGIPEHGRIPKYYAVKAKVGALVEELGEGGLLPTERDLAVRFEVSRETVRQALRELLLEGRLRRQGRGTVVAGPKLEQPLSLASYTEGVRRQGRRPGRSLISLDRFPCPDALAPEIGAARGEPVWHMERVLLADDERVGLESTYVEVARVPRLDVEFDPDSSFYAYLHDRLGIEFGDADERIETVLATPREALLIGTPPALPMLLIHRISRDTAGRPLERVRTLYRGDRFSFTAHLGRQG, from the coding sequence GTGGACTACCCGAACGACCAGGCACCAGGCGCTCCTGTCCGATCCGGCATTCCGGAGCATGGGCGCATTCCCAAGTACTACGCCGTGAAGGCGAAAGTCGGCGCGCTCGTCGAGGAGTTGGGGGAAGGGGGGCTGTTGCCGACCGAGCGGGATCTCGCCGTGCGGTTCGAGGTGTCGAGGGAGACCGTGCGGCAGGCCCTGCGCGAGCTGTTGCTGGAAGGGCGGTTGCGCCGCCAGGGGCGGGGGACGGTCGTCGCCGGGCCCAAGCTGGAGCAGCCGCTGTCGCTCGCGAGCTATACCGAGGGCGTGCGCCGCCAGGGCCGCCGGCCCGGGCGGTCGCTGATCTCGCTCGACCGGTTCCCCTGCCCCGACGCCCTCGCCCCCGAGATCGGCGCCGCGCGCGGGGAGCCCGTCTGGCACATGGAGCGCGTGCTGCTCGCCGACGACGAGCGTGTCGGACTGGAGAGCACGTACGTCGAGGTCGCCCGCGTCCCCCGGCTCGATGTCGAGTTCGACCCCGACTCCTCCTTCTACGCCTACCTCCACGACCGGCTCGGCATCGAGTTCGGCGATGCCGACGAGCGCATCGAGACCGTCCTCGCCACCCCCCGCGAGGCGCTCCTGATCGGCACCCCGCCCGCCCTTCCCATGCTCCTCATCCACCGCATCTCGCGGGACACCGCCGGCCGGCCCCTGGAGCGGGTACGGACCCTCTACCGCGGCGACCGGTTCAGCTTCACCGCGCATCTGGGTAGGCAGGGGTAA
- a CDS encoding ROK family transcriptional regulator translates to MNRTDSRVGGVSGAGRAGRAGRVSQAGRVGVNQPALRSHNAALVLDLLRTAGEAGISRPELAERTGLTPQAVSKITARLRAEGLAADAGRRASTGGKPATALRLVPGAAHAVGVHLDRDELTVVLVDLTGAPVAVRRAPLDLGAPAETVLTAIEREVGGLVRELLHEPSGAGPQRVSLGVGIAMPGPLDHLAGVPHRVTGHPQWDGFPLRDALARRLGGVVVLDKDTNAAALGLALRAGAPESFAYLHLGTGLGAALVLGGALHRGARTGAGEFGHQTIQLDGPPCGCGGRGCLEVLCLGAVARGDVPEAARVLGAGAANLVALLDVDRVLLGGRLVDAAPDAFVRGVGEALGALAHRTGAAAAAVPVPVPVPVALAGGGGSAVAEGAAQLVLAPVFGKEIGRGPISRTIG, encoded by the coding sequence GTGAACAGGACCGATTCCCGTGTCGGCGGAGTGAGTGGTGCCGGCCGTGCCGGCCGCGCCGGCCGTGTCAGCCAGGCCGGCCGTGTCGGCGTGAACCAGCCCGCGCTGCGCAGCCACAACGCGGCCCTCGTGCTGGACCTGCTGCGGACCGCCGGCGAGGCCGGCATCAGCAGGCCCGAACTCGCCGAGCGCACCGGGCTCACCCCGCAGGCCGTCAGCAAGATCACGGCCCGGCTGCGGGCCGAGGGCCTGGCCGCGGACGCGGGGCGGCGCGCCTCGACGGGCGGCAAGCCGGCGACCGCGCTGCGGCTGGTGCCGGGGGCCGCGCACGCCGTCGGTGTGCACCTCGACCGCGACGAACTGACGGTGGTCCTGGTCGATCTGACGGGGGCTCCGGTCGCGGTGCGGCGCGCGCCGCTGGATCTGGGGGCGCCCGCCGAAACGGTTCTGACGGCGATCGAGCGAGAGGTGGGGGGCCTGGTACGGGAGCTGCTGCACGAGCCCTCCGGCGCCGGGCCGCAACGCGTGTCCCTCGGTGTCGGCATCGCCATGCCCGGGCCGCTCGACCACCTCGCCGGCGTGCCGCACCGCGTCACCGGGCACCCGCAGTGGGACGGGTTCCCGCTGCGGGACGCGCTCGCGCGGCGGCTCGGCGGGGTCGTCGTCCTCGACAAGGACACCAACGCCGCCGCGCTCGGGCTCGCGTTGCGGGCCGGGGCGCCGGAGTCGTTCGCGTACCTCCACCTCGGTACCGGACTGGGCGCCGCGCTCGTCCTCGGCGGCGCGCTGCACCGGGGCGCCCGTACGGGAGCGGGGGAGTTCGGGCACCAGACCATCCAGCTCGACGGGCCCCCGTGCGGGTGCGGCGGGCGCGGGTGCCTGGAGGTCCTGTGCCTGGGAGCGGTCGCGCGCGGGGACGTTCCCGAGGCAGCGCGGGTACTCGGGGCGGGGGCGGCCAACCTCGTCGCGCTGCTCGACGTCGACCGGGTGCTGCTGGGGGGTCGGCTCGTCGACGCGGCGCCGGATGCTTTCGTACGCGGGGTCGGCGAGGCACTCGGCGCGCTCGCGCACCGGACCGGCGCTGCTGCTGCGGCGGTGCCGGTGCCGGTGCCGGTGCCCGTCGCGTTGGCGGGGGGTGGGGGAAGCGCTGTCGCGGAGGGGGCTGCGCAGTTGGTGCTCGCGCCGGTGTTCGGGAAGGAGATCGGGCGGGGGCCCATCAGTCGGACAATAGGCTGA
- a CDS encoding TIGR03364 family FAD-dependent oxidoreductase has translation MKVIVVGAGVVGTMHAWHAVERGHEVVHIEREAEARGASLRNFGQIWVSGRAGGEELETALRARELWEGIGARVPGLGFRANGSLTPVRNDLERAVAEAALARPDAAARGYKLLTAEEARSINPALHGDFEAALWCERDAAVEPRTAQLALREALLATGKYTFLPNREVRDVVGDTAVRDDHGDVHSGDVVVLCTGAWLSGLVREIAGPIPVRRVRLQMMQTEPLGEALTTSVADADSFRYYPAYQSEALDALNARQAQEPVAAAHKMQLLMVQRRDGGLTIGDTHEYEHPFAFDTLEDPYEHVTRVVEDFLGRPLPKIRRRWAGVYAQCTDTTRVVHRQQVRDGVWLVTGPGGRGMTCSPDIAETTANHLGW, from the coding sequence ATGAAGGTGATCGTCGTAGGAGCCGGCGTGGTGGGAACCATGCACGCCTGGCACGCAGTGGAACGCGGCCACGAGGTCGTACACATCGAGCGCGAGGCCGAGGCGCGCGGGGCATCGCTCCGCAACTTCGGCCAGATATGGGTGAGCGGCCGGGCCGGCGGAGAGGAGTTGGAGACCGCGCTGCGCGCCCGGGAGCTCTGGGAGGGCATCGGTGCCCGTGTCCCCGGGCTGGGCTTCCGGGCCAACGGCTCGCTCACCCCCGTCCGCAACGACCTCGAGCGCGCCGTCGCCGAGGCCGCCCTCGCCCGCCCCGACGCCGCCGCCCGCGGCTACAAGCTGCTCACAGCCGAGGAGGCGCGGAGCATCAACCCGGCCCTGCACGGCGACTTCGAGGCCGCGCTCTGGTGCGAGCGCGACGCCGCCGTCGAACCCCGTACCGCCCAACTCGCCCTCCGCGAGGCCCTGCTGGCCACCGGGAAGTACACCTTCCTGCCCAACCGGGAGGTCCGTGACGTCGTCGGTGACACCGCGGTGCGCGACGACCACGGTGACGTCCACAGCGGCGACGTCGTCGTTCTGTGCACCGGCGCCTGGCTCTCCGGCCTCGTTCGCGAGATCGCCGGGCCGATCCCCGTGCGCCGCGTCCGGCTCCAGATGATGCAGACCGAACCCCTCGGCGAGGCCCTCACCACCTCCGTCGCCGACGCCGACTCGTTCCGGTACTACCCCGCCTACCAGTCCGAGGCCCTCGACGCGCTCAACGCCCGCCAGGCCCAGGAGCCCGTCGCCGCCGCCCACAAGATGCAGCTCCTCATGGTGCAGCGCCGCGACGGCGGGCTGACCATCGGCGACACCCACGAGTACGAGCACCCCTTCGCCTTCGACACCCTCGAAGACCCCTACGAGCACGTCACCCGGGTCGTCGAGGACTTCCTCGGCCGCCCGCTGCCGAAGATCCGCCGCCGCTGGGCCGGCGTGTACGCGCAGTGCACCGACACCACCCGCGTCGTCCACCGTCAGCAGGTCCGCGACGGCGTCTGGCTGGTGACCGGACCCGGCGGACGCGGCATGACCTGCTCGCCCGACATCGCCGAGACCACCGCGAACCACCTGGGTTGGTGA
- a CDS encoding alkaline phosphatase family protein, giving the protein MPTNGISRRSVLAAGAATGALAATGVITAPAAHAAAPTLPNGTSLDKVLVVGMDGLRYDRIDAADAPNLKAMMANGTYGLSLLYANPMAATSSGPGWSTISTGVWPDKHGVRDNTFTGRNYGRYPGFLARLNQVRPGLSLFAAVDWPELDTYGTVTPGADAKLVYNNNYVVNDKVITDATEDILRNQNPDVLFVYFGETDEIGHNYGAASPKYLDAIAVQDGYLGRLRAAIKARPSYASERWTVIIATDHGHTDAGGHGGSSIEERRTFVLAEGPGIAAGARPIDTRLVDVAATVFRQLGITPDPAWGLDGKPIQQRSTDPFDALQPSLTGRVDETGIPAGVLGFTHTVPSGWSVINNAMGTGGMTEWRGWSFATDEFWSRTQRDQSRELNVRARGVFAVADSDEWADKAFSGTYDSTLVSPAYGVSGASRVTLDFTTFYRQEGSQTAQVLASFNGGTPTLVKSYTVDVISQPQSLAVNVPTGASSVSFRFRYTGSNNWYWVIDGVRISTS; this is encoded by the coding sequence ATGCCGACGAACGGCATATCCCGTCGCAGCGTGCTCGCCGCCGGTGCGGCCACCGGCGCGCTCGCCGCGACCGGCGTCATCACCGCGCCCGCCGCCCACGCCGCCGCACCGACGCTCCCGAACGGCACCAGCCTCGACAAGGTGCTCGTCGTCGGCATGGACGGCCTGCGGTACGACCGCATCGACGCCGCCGACGCGCCGAACCTCAAAGCGATGATGGCGAACGGCACGTACGGCCTGTCCCTGCTCTACGCCAACCCGATGGCCGCCACCTCGTCCGGCCCCGGCTGGTCGACCATCTCCACCGGCGTCTGGCCCGACAAGCACGGCGTCCGCGACAACACCTTCACCGGCCGCAACTACGGCCGGTACCCCGGCTTCCTGGCCCGCCTGAACCAGGTCCGGCCCGGGCTCTCGCTCTTCGCCGCCGTCGACTGGCCCGAGCTGGACACCTACGGCACGGTCACCCCCGGCGCCGACGCCAAGCTGGTCTACAACAACAACTACGTCGTCAACGACAAGGTGATCACCGACGCCACCGAGGACATCCTGCGCAACCAGAACCCGGACGTCCTGTTCGTCTACTTCGGCGAGACCGACGAGATCGGCCACAACTACGGCGCCGCCAGCCCGAAGTACCTGGACGCCATCGCCGTCCAGGACGGCTACCTCGGCCGTCTCCGGGCCGCGATCAAGGCCCGCCCCTCGTACGCCTCCGAGCGCTGGACCGTCATCATCGCGACCGACCACGGCCACACCGACGCCGGTGGCCACGGCGGCTCCTCCATCGAGGAGCGGCGCACCTTCGTGCTCGCCGAGGGCCCCGGCATCGCCGCCGGCGCGCGGCCCATCGACACCCGTCTGGTCGACGTCGCCGCCACCGTCTTCCGGCAGCTCGGCATCACCCCCGACCCGGCCTGGGGCCTGGACGGCAAGCCGATCCAGCAGCGCTCCACCGACCCGTTCGACGCGCTCCAGCCGTCCCTCACCGGCCGCGTCGACGAGACCGGCATCCCGGCCGGCGTCCTCGGCTTCACGCACACCGTGCCCAGCGGCTGGTCGGTCATCAACAACGCCATGGGCACCGGCGGCATGACCGAGTGGCGCGGCTGGTCCTTCGCCACCGACGAGTTCTGGTCCCGTACCCAGCGCGACCAGTCCCGCGAGCTCAACGTCCGTGCCCGCGGCGTGTTCGCGGTCGCCGACTCCGACGAGTGGGCCGACAAGGCTTTCTCGGGTACGTACGACTCGACGCTGGTCAGCCCCGCGTACGGGGTCTCCGGCGCGTCCCGCGTCACCCTCGACTTCACGACCTTCTACCGGCAGGAGGGCAGCCAGACCGCCCAGGTCCTGGCCTCGTTCAACGGCGGCACGCCGACCCTCGTCAAGAGCTACACCGTCGACGTGATCTCGCAGCCGCAGTCGCTCGCCGTGAACGTCCCCACCGGCGCCTCCAGCGTCAGCTTCCGCTTCCGCTACACCGGGTCCAACAACTGGTACTGGGTGATCGACGGGGTCAGGATCAGCACGTCCTGA
- a CDS encoding Gfo/Idh/MocA family oxidoreductase, with the protein MTGTPRNPLRVGLVGYGLAGSVFHAPLIAATDGLVLDTVTTGNAERRAQALAEFPDVRVAASADELWTRADELDLIVVASPNKTHVPIATAALNAGLPVVVDKPIAGTAAEARELAALADERGLLLSVFQNRRWDNDFRTLRALLADGALGHVQRFESRFERWRPRLKGGWRESGAPEEIGGLLYDLGSHVVDQALVLFGPAAQVYAESDVRRAGAEADDDTFIALTHANGVRSHLYVSATTAQLGPRFRVLGERAGYVKYGLDPQEAALREGHRPGRPGDEAWGREPESLWGTLGAGESPLSGGGDPVESLPGDYPAYYAAIAAALRGEAPNPVTAEEAAAALDVLESARRSAREGVTVRL; encoded by the coding sequence ATGACTGGCACGCCCCGCAACCCCCTCCGCGTCGGCCTCGTCGGCTACGGCCTCGCCGGCTCCGTGTTCCACGCCCCGCTGATCGCCGCCACCGACGGCCTCGTCCTCGACACGGTCACCACCGGCAACGCGGAGCGCCGGGCGCAGGCGCTCGCCGAGTTCCCCGACGTACGGGTGGCCGCCTCGGCCGACGAGCTGTGGACGCGGGCCGACGAGCTCGACCTGATCGTCGTCGCGTCCCCGAACAAGACGCACGTACCGATCGCCACCGCCGCCCTGAACGCGGGCCTGCCGGTCGTCGTCGACAAGCCGATCGCGGGCACCGCCGCCGAGGCGCGCGAGCTGGCCGCGCTCGCCGACGAGCGCGGGCTGCTGCTCTCGGTCTTCCAGAACCGCCGCTGGGACAACGACTTCCGCACCCTCCGCGCCCTCCTCGCGGACGGCGCGCTCGGCCACGTACAGCGCTTCGAGTCCCGCTTCGAGCGGTGGCGACCGCGTCTGAAGGGCGGCTGGCGCGAGTCGGGCGCGCCGGAGGAGATCGGCGGTCTGCTGTACGACCTGGGCAGCCATGTCGTCGACCAGGCGCTGGTGCTGTTCGGCCCGGCGGCCCAGGTGTACGCGGAGTCGGACGTCCGCCGCGCCGGCGCGGAGGCCGACGACGACACGTTCATCGCGCTCACGCACGCGAACGGGGTCCGCTCGCACCTGTACGTGAGCGCCACCACGGCGCAGCTCGGCCCGCGCTTCCGGGTGCTGGGCGAGCGCGCCGGGTACGTGAAGTACGGCCTCGACCCGCAGGAGGCGGCGCTTCGCGAGGGCCATCGCCCGGGCCGCCCGGGCGACGAGGCGTGGGGCCGGGAGCCGGAGTCGCTGTGGGGCACGCTCGGCGCCGGGGAGTCCCCGCTGTCGGGCGGCGGGGACCCGGTCGAGTCGTTGCCGGGCGACTACCCGGCGTACTACGCGGCGATCGCGGCGGCGCTCCGCGGCGAGGCCCCGAACCCGGTCACCGCCGAGGAGGCGGCAGCCGCCCTGGACGTCCTGGAGTCGGCCCGCCGCTCGGCCCGGGAGGGCGTGACGGTGAGGCTTTAA
- a CDS encoding 2-aminoethylphosphonate ABC transporter substrate-binding protein, translated as MSQHLKPIAAVTGSLALAATLTACGGSSAASGEKVVTVYSADGLKGEAGDGWYDKVFKDFEKKTGIKVEYVEGGSGEMVQRAVREKSNTQADVLVTLPPFIQQADGKGLLQAYSPKNADKVSGADKSADGKWISVVNNYFGFVHNKKELPAAPRTWEELLDGKFKNKLQYSTPGVAGDGTAVVIKAMHDFGGKEPAMEYLKKLQANNVGPSSSTSKLAPKVDKGEILVANGDVQMNFAQAKSMPNLGIWFPAKQGGKPTTFALPYAAGLVNKAPHSENGKKLLDFMLEEEAQRQVSAIGGGFPARTDVKPTDANAIELAKLMNGVEIFEPDWADIDKNLASYVDAWKSATGS; from the coding sequence ATGTCCCAGCACCTCAAGCCGATCGCCGCCGTCACCGGCAGCCTCGCCCTCGCCGCCACCCTCACCGCCTGCGGCGGTTCCTCCGCCGCCTCCGGCGAGAAGGTCGTCACCGTCTACAGCGCCGACGGCCTCAAGGGCGAGGCGGGCGACGGCTGGTACGACAAGGTCTTCAAGGACTTCGAGAAGAAGACCGGGATCAAGGTCGAGTACGTGGAGGGCGGTTCGGGCGAGATGGTGCAGCGCGCCGTCCGCGAGAAGAGCAACACCCAGGCCGACGTCCTCGTCACGCTCCCGCCGTTCATCCAGCAGGCCGACGGCAAGGGGCTGCTCCAGGCGTACTCCCCGAAGAACGCCGACAAGGTCAGCGGCGCGGACAAGTCCGCCGACGGCAAGTGGATCTCCGTCGTCAACAACTACTTCGGCTTCGTCCACAACAAGAAGGAGCTGCCCGCCGCTCCCAGGACGTGGGAGGAGCTGCTCGACGGCAAGTTCAAGAACAAGCTGCAGTACTCGACGCCGGGTGTCGCGGGCGACGGCACGGCGGTCGTCATCAAGGCGATGCACGACTTCGGCGGCAAGGAGCCGGCGATGGAGTACCTGAAGAAGCTCCAGGCCAACAACGTCGGCCCGTCGTCCTCCACCTCGAAGCTCGCGCCGAAGGTCGACAAGGGCGAGATCCTGGTCGCCAACGGCGACGTCCAGATGAACTTCGCGCAGGCCAAGTCCATGCCGAACCTGGGCATCTGGTTCCCGGCGAAGCAGGGCGGCAAGCCCACCACGTTCGCGCTGCCGTACGCCGCCGGCCTGGTGAACAAGGCCCCGCACAGCGAGAACGGCAAGAAGCTCCTCGACTTCATGCTGGAGGAGGAGGCGCAGCGGCAGGTCAGCGCGATCGGCGGCGGCTTTCCGGCCCGTACCGACGTCAAGCCGACCGACGCCAACGCGATCGAACTGGCCAAGCTGATGAACGGCGTGGAGATCTTCGAGCCCGACTGGGCCGACATCGACAAGAACCTGGCGTCGTACGTCGACGCGTGGAAGTCCGCGACCGGCAGCTAA
- a CDS encoding ABC transporter permease, with translation MLVHSRTGRWTAWTVFAVLFVPLFALPLLVILAASFATHWSGAFPSGPTVDHYAAAVRGESLQALTTSLVTAVTASLLALLIGTWAALSAAALGKRGRKVLDALFVLPVAVPSVVVGLAVLVAFSQPPVLLNGTRWIVILAHTILVTAFAYQSVSAAILRLDPMYEQAAASLGARPSYVLLRVKLPLLLPSLNAAAGLCFALSMGELSATMMLYPPDWLPLPVLIFTATDRGSLFTGSALAVVLMAATLIVLLAVSRIRTKASFR, from the coding sequence GTGTTGGTGCATAGCCGTACGGGCCGGTGGACGGCCTGGACCGTGTTCGCGGTGCTGTTCGTCCCGCTGTTCGCCCTGCCCCTGCTCGTCATCCTCGCCGCGTCGTTCGCCACCCACTGGTCGGGGGCCTTCCCCTCCGGGCCCACGGTCGACCACTACGCGGCGGCAGTACGCGGCGAATCGCTCCAGGCGCTGACCACCAGCCTGGTCACCGCCGTCACCGCGAGCCTGCTCGCGCTGCTCATCGGGACCTGGGCCGCGCTCTCCGCGGCCGCCCTCGGCAAGCGCGGCCGGAAGGTGCTCGACGCGCTGTTCGTGCTGCCGGTCGCCGTGCCGTCCGTGGTGGTCGGGCTCGCCGTCCTGGTCGCGTTCTCGCAGCCGCCCGTGCTGCTCAACGGAACGCGCTGGATCGTGATCCTGGCGCACACCATTCTTGTCACGGCGTTCGCCTACCAGTCGGTTTCGGCTGCCATCCTCCGTCTCGACCCGATGTACGAGCAGGCGGCGGCCAGCCTCGGCGCCCGCCCCTCGTACGTACTGCTCCGGGTGAAGCTGCCGCTTCTGCTGCCGTCGCTCAACGCGGCCGCCGGGCTCTGCTTCGCGCTGTCCATGGGCGAACTGAGCGCCACGATGATGCTCTACCCGCCGGACTGGCTGCCGCTGCCGGTGCTGATCTTCACCGCCACCGATCGCGGCTCGCTCTTCACCGGATCGGCGCTCGCCGTCGTCCTGATGGCCGCGACCCTGATCGTCCTGCTCGCTGTCTCCCGTATCCGTACCAAGGCTTCCTTCCGCTAG